CTTTAAATAAGAAGCAAGAAAACAATTTCAACCATTTCAGTATGGTCATTCTATAGAGGCTAATCCAACCTCTTCAAGATTCCATTTTCAACCCCCCTTTCAACTCATAGCTTGCTGTACCATATTTAAACAAAGATGATAAATCATATCTCAACAACCGAACCGACCATTCACATGAAAAAAGAATATATTTCTACAAGGAATGCTACAGGGTTTCAATAACGTATGGCATAACATGATTGGTGCAATTTATGGAATTAGCCAAATCAGCATTTGCGGGTCAAGTGACCTTTTCATGTGCGCATAACGGGCACCTCGAAACATTTACCTATCTCTACACTAAATAAATGCATGTAAATCTGCAATTTTTGCAGATCTATGCATGCTCAGACTCACTGGAAATCTACAGAATCAAGCAAATGCCACTCTGTTTCCACAATCACAAGGTTTCACAAGCAGCATCCTTCGAATTGTCACAATTAGTAGCAGTAGTATGTAGTTTAGTGCTCTTTATATGCAGACTCAGTTACCCAATCGCGACTAGATCCGAAAGTTCTCATCCATCTGTTGCTTTTCCCTTCCTTTGCTTCTTTAAGTTTCATATCTTCAAGTCTAGTCACTAAATATAGTAAAGCCCACATATAAAAATTCTAAATAAACATTGGCATGATGGAGACTGTTCCAATTTGGCTCTTCAATAATGCAGCTTCCTACAGAAAACATTTACCTTTTTTCGTCTCTCAGGATTCTTTCCAAATTCCAATACTAATGGGATCTCAAAGAGTTGCATTCTAGTTGCATGGAATTAGACTGTCTGACCAAAAATGCAGATCTTTCTACCTGGTAACAGAGGCAACAACAGGGTGTTATTTGTAACCATTATTTTTCTTGGTTGGTTAATTGGTCGCATTTTCTTCATGAAATGGGTTGGGTTTGTATTATTCTGGATACGCAGAATCATTCTATTCGATCTAACAAGTACCTTGTCTCAGAATTCTTTAATGTTTCACAGCAGACCCCTTTCTTGTTTCACAGAGGGTTTGGGGGTTTGGGTCAGCTTGAGATATCTGTAGAACCTCCATATACTTTTGTAGATCATAATTAACATATTATATTACTGGAGCGCAAATTACTTATATCAAAAAATGCATTATCTTTTACCTAGGATGAGTGCGTCCAAGATCTCCATGCACAAATTCTTTTATATATGTTCCAGCCTGCATTTGGGTAAAAAAAGTGAGAGCTCACATAAATGTATTAGTACTCCATAATCACAAGAAAAAAGGTGTCTGAGTAAAGATATACAATTTATGAATCTCTAAGATAAAAAAGGGTGTAGAGAACGATTACAAGGCACTGGATGACCCATTAATAAGAGTGATCGTAAAGCATGTCAAAATATAGAGAAAAACAGCTCAGCTCATAAGTTGGTACTATGGGCTCAAGCTGAAAGGCATTAGAAATAATATATGaatactaaaagaaaaataaatatccaGCTGCTATTTCGTAAGTCAATCGTTTTATGAATACTTCTACAAAAATACTTCTATATACATGGCATCATCATCCTTTTAAAAATTAAGCATGCTctccatccttatccaaacTATTCATGCCAGCTTCATGGATCCCTTaacaaataaaaacaaaattatcacataaaaaaaaacaattttacCTAAGAAATATATCTTTACCTGGGTACAAAGATGCAATAGAAAATATTGGCAGCTACCAGCAATTCTCTCAATGTTCATCCTGGATGAGGAATTTTCTATTGGTGAGTTTCAATGAAGAGCTTCCATATAATTGTAGTCAGACAAACACATGATACAACTAAAAACCTTGGGATTGGTTTAAGTTTTCTTCTCACCAATCAATTGTACAAACAGAATTCACTGCACAATAAAATAAAGGGATTTCCTCATTACCAATGTATGATTTTCTTCCTCTCCAATGGGCTTCGGCGGTGAAGCACCCTTATCGGGGTTCTTTGTATAATATCCTATGAATCAAGTAGAAGaacaaattaaacaagataagagtCTCATCATAGAATAGGTAATTTCAAGCACCAATCTGTCTTTGTCAGCTAATGCATTACATACAAGATACTGGAGTGCACAAAACCTTGAAAAAATGATAATCCGTAACATATTACTAGAAATCATTCAGTAATCCTAACAAGAAGTTGGGAATGATCAAACTCAAAAAATTATATGGCTATTCTCGTAATACAAGTTTACCAAGTCCATGATTGCGAGAATTCTttgtaattcaaaaaaaaaaaacctaggaTCTGATCCTGCCTAAAAGAGGTCTAAAGATCCTAGATTAATCAGCAGAGTATTTTCCAGCACAAAAGGAAACTGGAGGCAAAATGGGGAAAAGAGACAGGATGTTAATTCTATTAATTTGCATTCAAAAACGAGGTGCAATCCCTCAGTTTTCTAGTTGCTGATATAGTCATAGGAAACCTAAATTAACCAAGACCATGTTTCAAGGTTGGACAAAGGAGGTTAATGAACAAAGAGAGATTTTAATGTATGGTCCAGCCATGACAACATTTAAATTCTTATAGCAAATATATACTTGACTCCACTTTACTACAAGAGTACATACACAGATCTTACCAAGTCCTTTCTAGATGATATGCTATGCAAGTCCTCCTCAGTCAGTGCACGAGAAGTCCATACAAGAGCAGCATATTGCTTCTGCATGGATTCACAACCATTGTATGTCAAAAAATCTTAACTACAACAATATGATCTTCTCTTGTCAGATGTAttttaagataaaacaaaatatgaATTTGATAAAGGATCTTCTGCAGACAAATATTGgaaaaataacctgttttttgCCCTCGCCTTCACGCATTAGAGTCCATGCTTGGTTATTGACCAGCTTAAGGTTTCGCACTCTGACCTGTAAAgggacatgcacaaggatagTTCAGGAGTCAGATGAAGCagcataaaatttattttgttcTATGATTCCACATCAcataatatttaataattagTAAACAGAAATTATGCATGTAGATTAATAACTCACGTATTTTTGTCTGAGTTGTTTATCTTTTCCGCAATTAGTTGAACATCAATCATAGAAGGCATGCAGTGTGCATTTGAAACTTCAACTAGGAAAGGGCGACAGATCCTAGCATCCTTACCTGAGTAGAAAGTTTGTTCAGTTAATCAAAACAAAAACAGTTATCAACTTTTCATAGTATAATCAAGTTTGTACATCAATATCTTCTCGGCCAGCAGCATGAAATTTGTAGTTGTCACCTTTACAGACAAGAAGAGCATTGCTCCCAACTATCTCCTGTTAAAAGGAAGCCATTAAACAAATAAGTGGCCAGTAAAAGCAAAAGGTTGGCTAAAAATTCACACTGACATATGATGGAGGGTTTTGGTTTCAAGGGTACTGCCAGACCTCAACGGATGCTTCACCCATTCTCTCATCATCAATTATCCAGCACGACTGGCTCACCCTTCGTGAGAACTGTAcatggaacaaaaaatatattatacatGATTGTCTTGTGAAAGTGTTGCCACTTGCCACATTACTAAGATATCATTTCTTTTACACAAACTTCAATAAGTTCAAGCTAATTTTATCTGAGAAAtaccaaggtcaacaaaatgAAGGGCAAACAGAAAAGAGAAATTCTTGTTTGGATGTTCAAGAGAGTAACATTAAAGGTACACATTCACATATTACACTCTCTGATAAATAGGTACAGTAATTTACCATATTGTATCAAATTCTGTCTAAAATAAGTTAATTGTAACATTaaattttcttctaattttgaCTTTCAGTCTCCAATATTGAAATTCATCTTAAAAAATACTAAGAATTCCGCTTTAATCTGAAGAAAAATCACAAGGCACCCATCCACCTACAAGGTGC
Above is a genomic segment from Phoenix dactylifera cultivar Barhee BC4 chromosome 2, palm_55x_up_171113_PBpolish2nd_filt_p, whole genome shotgun sequence containing:
- the LOC120110024 gene encoding LOW QUALITY PROTEIN: tRNA pseudouridine synthase Pus10-like (The sequence of the model RefSeq protein was modified relative to this genomic sequence to represent the inferred CDS: inserted 1 base in 1 codon; substituted 1 base at 1 genomic stop codon); the encoded protein is MYMKKKYNCEDWFKDKIPSQHISVKDALRLSINTSLENHLGVKSGVDLFHKKDNRDSLDDSHKSNLKNSNEHLCSESDSVILRTLESMLDHAFCEHFVIPPEALKPCLLTTTCYRMPIYIGGRYLKFSRRVSQSCWIIDDERMGEASVEEIVGSNALLVCKGDNYKFHAAGREDIDVRMLGSXRPFLVEVSNAHCMPSMIDVQLIAEKINNSDKNTXVRVRNLKLVNNQAWTLMREGEGKKQKQYAALVWTSRALTEEDLHSISSRKDLDIIQRTPIRVLHRRSPLERKKIIHWMNIERIAGSCQYFLLHLCTQAGTYIKEFVHGDLGRTHPSIGSILGCRAEILQLDVTDVKMDFFD